The sequence below is a genomic window from Mycobacterium sp. ITM-2016-00316.
CTGGAGTACCAGCGCTGGGCGGTGCGCAGCCAGCTGCGCACCGAGGGACGACGATTCATGCAGTCGATGAAGCGACCGCTGGACATTCCGCTGCTCCATCTGCGCGGCGCGGCCGATCCGTACGTGCTGGCCGACTCGGTGCGCCGCACCGAGTCCTTCGTCTCGCGCGGCCAGTTCGTCTCGGTGCCCGGCGCTGGACATTTCGCGCACGAAGAGACACCGGTGCCGGTCAACGCCGCGCTACAGCAGTTTCTGGCTGAGGTTCATCCCGGCTGACCGATACAGGTACCGGTGGGCACCGGCGCGGTGTTACCGACCTCGAGCCGCTGCGGCAGGACCTCCTGGGCGGTCAGCACGAATCCGGTGTCCGCGTCGTCGACGGCGGCCCCGAACACCACACCGAGGACCCTGCCGTCCTTGTCGATCATCGGACCACCGGAATTGCCTTGCCGGACAGTCCCCCTGATGGTGTACACGGTCCGATTCACCGTCGTCGAGTTGTAGATGTCGGGACCGTTGAGCTCGATGGTCTCGCGCACGCGCGCCGGGGTCGCGGTGAAGTCCCCGCCGCCCGGATAGCCCATCACGATGGCGTCCGTGGTCGGCTCGGCCTCGGAATCGTCGAAGATCAGCGGGACAGACGGCAGTTCCGGGACGGCCAGGATGGAGATGTCCTGGTTGGGGTCGTAGGCGACCACGCTGGCGTCATAGGACTGCCCGCCCACCTCCACGGTGACGGTCTCCGCGCCGGCGACCACGTGTGCGTTGGACATCACCCGGTTCGGGGCGATGACGAAGCCGCTGCCCTCCAACACCTTCTGGCAGCTGGGTGCGACTCCGCGGATCTTCACCACACTGTTCCTGGTGGCCTCGACAACCGGTGATGCCGACAGTGCCGCATCCGGTGCGTCGACCGCGACGATCGGGGTGCGGCTGAAGGGTTCGAGCACCGCGGGCAGGCCCGAGGTGTCCAGCAGACCGGCCAGCCGGGCGGGCACCTTCTTGAGCCACTCCGGTGCGAGGGCGTCGACCTCGCTGAGCACCTTGGAGCCGCGGACGGCCCCGGCCAGCGTGGGCTGGCTGGTCAGCGGGGTGGCCAGCAACCAGGCCGCCACCAGCACGGTGACCAGCTGCAGGGCCGCACCGATGATCGAGTCGATGGTGCGCAGACCACGGTTGCGCATGGCACCGCGCACCGCGCGGCCCAGCACCACACCGGCGATCTCCCCGATGACCACCAGAGCCAGGATGAGAAACAGCGTCGCGAACAGTTTCGTGCGGGGCCCGTCGATGTTGCCGACGACATGTGGTGCCAGCAGCACGCCCGCGACGGCGCCGAGCACCACCCCGATGAACGACAGCAGCGAGCCGAGCGCGCCGGAGCGCCAGCCCGATACCGCGGCCACGAAGGCGACGGCGAGGATGGCGAGGTCGAGCCACTGTGACGGTGTCATTGTTGGGCCTCACGGTACTGGCTGGCGCGTCCGACAAGCGCCATTGCCTCGTCCAACTCACGCACGTTGTCGGCGTCCCACGGCTGCGCCCACCCGGCGACGTCGAGAATCGCCGAGATCACCTGACCGGTGAAACCCCACACCAGCATCTGGTTCAGCAGGAATGCCGGGCCGGCGAAACGGCTGGTGTTGGCCTCGCGGTAGACCATCAACCGGTTCTCCGGATTGATGAACGCGCGCAGCGGAACCCGCGCGACGATGGCCGCCTCCCCTGGGTCCACCACCCGGACAGGACCCGGGTCCGGCGAATAGGCCAGCACCGGAACAACGTGAAAACCGGTCGGCGGGATGAACATCCGGTCCAGGACGGCCAACGGGGTCAACCGACCGGTGTCGACGCCGGTCTCCTCGCGGGCCTCGCGCAGCGCGGTGGACACCGGGCCGTCGTCCTCCGGGTCGGACACCCCACCGGGAAATGCGGCCTGCCCGGAGTGGTTTCGCAGTGTGGAGGCCCGCACGGTGACCAACAGGTCGGTGTCCGGCGGCGGTCCGCCGACCGGCGCCTCGGCGGGGCCGGAGAACAGCACCAGCACCGCGGCATCGCGTTTGGTGCCCGCGCGGGTGGCGGTTTCGTTGGCGGCGGTGATGGCGGCGAGCACGTCGGCGGGCACACGGCTGCGGTAGGCATCGGGCACCGCGGCGACATTGTCGACCAGCGGCTGCAGCCAGCGCGGCGCGGCGTCCGGCGCCAGAACACTGCTACTCAACCGGAACTCCTATCGACGGATTCACCGCCGCGGCGATCTCGTCGGCGTCGGTGAACGGTCGCGGCAGGATTTCGGCCACGCTACCGTCCGCGCGCAGGACGACGGTCGCAGGCATCACGTTGGGCACCTTGAGCGCGGCCGCGACGAGGCGCCGCCCGTCCTGCACCGTCGGCAGCCGGACACCCAACTCGGCGAGGCGCAGCAGACCGGCGGTCTCGTTCTCGTCCTGGTGCACCGTCAGGACCGTCACCCGATCGCCCATCCGCCGCTGGTATTCGGCGAGTGCGGGAAGCTCGTCCGCGCACGGTCCACACCAGTACGCCCACAGGTTGAGCAGCACCGGCCGGCCCGCCAACCCCGCTGCGAGATCCATCGGGGTGCCGTCACCCGCGCATTCCAGGGTGATACCGCGCAACGCCTGCGGCCCGGGACCGGCCTCCGCGCTGGGGCAGGGCGCCAGGTCGGCACGCGCCCGGGGCTGGGCCAGCGCCTGCGGGGTATCGGCATCGCGGTGATCTCGCGCGGCGGGGCTGCCCGCATCGACCGGTCCGGCGGCGTCGGTGTCGAGTTCACGCCACAGCGCGTAGCCCAGCGCCACCAGGATGATCAGTACTGCCGCGGTCCAGCGGGCCGAGCGGCTCACAGCCCGGCCAGCGCCAGCAGGTGCTCGGTCTCGGGACCTTTCACCAGCGCCGCCGCGGTGACCGGATCGGTGGGGCCGGCACCGAAGGACGGGCAGTCCTTGGCCAGCACGCACACCCCGCACGCCGGGCGACGGGCATGGCAGACGCGGCGGCCGTGAAAGATCACGCGATGGCTCAGCAGGGTCCATTCGCGGCGTTCGATCAACTCACCGACGATGTGCTCGACCTTCACCGGGTCCTCTTCGGCGGTCCAGCGCCAGCGCCGCACCAACCGGCCGAAGTGGGTGTCGACGGTGATGCCGGGGATGTCGAAGGCATTGCCCAGCACCACGTTGGCGGTTTTACGGCCGACACCGGGCAAGGTGACGAGGTCGGCGAGGTTGTCCGGCACCTCACCGTCGAACCGGGCCTCCAACTCCTGGCCCAGGTTGATCAGCGAGTTGGTCTTGTTGCGGTAGAAACCGGTGGGCCGGATCAGCTCTTCGAGTTCGGTCCGGTCGGCCTGCGCGTAGTCCAGCGCGGTGCGGTACCGCTTGAACAACGCCGGGGTGGTCAGGTTGACGCGTTTGTCGGTGCACTGGGCCGACAGGATGGTCGCGACCGTGAGTTCGAGCGGGTTGGTGAAATCCAGCTCGCAATAGACGTGTGGGAAGGCCACCGCGAGCGCACGGTTCATCCGCCGCGCCCGGCGGACCAGACCGAGAGGGGTCTCGCGGTCCCATGCGGCGGACGACTTGCTCCGGACGGTGCTCGCGCTCACCCGATCAGCGTACTGACATGCGGACATGGGCGAGCGAAGCGACGGGGAAGAGGGCCCAACAGCCCGCTTCCGACCGGTGACAAACCGTAATCGCGCTGAGACCTTCGCCGTGTTTACTCACCTGTGTGTCTTGGTTGCTGGTCGCCTTCGTCCCCGGGTTGCTGATGCTGGCGACCTTCGGGCTCGAGCGCCTGGAGGCAAGCCTGGAGACCGAGGAGACCACGACGCTGCGCCGCAATGTCGGCACGGATTTGCTGGAACGCAAACGCCCGGCCCCCCGCGAACCGCAGGCGTTCACCGGTCTGCCGACCCGATTGGCGACGTCCAGCACGGCCAATCCGCAGTTTCCTGCGACTCGCCAGCCCAATCGTGTGTAGCGTTGGCTCGTCGTCGGCGGGCCAACCTCTAGACTGATTTCGCTAACAAGCTAGGCGGTCAGCCACCGCAGGTTTGATACGCATGACATATCACCCGATGAGCTTAAGAGGGGCAACGTGGACGAGATCCTGGCCAGGGCCGGAATCTTCCAAGGGGTAGAACCCACTGCGGTCGCTGCGCTGACCAAACAGCTGCAGCCCGTCGACTTTCCGCGCGGACACACGGTGTTCGCCGAAGGCGAGCCCGGTGACCGGCTCTACATCATCACGTCCGGCAAGGTGAAGATCGGCCGGCGTTCCCCTGACGGCCGGGAGAACCTGCTGACGAT
It includes:
- the marP gene encoding acid resistance serine protease MarP, which produces MTPSQWLDLAILAVAFVAAVSGWRSGALGSLLSFIGVVLGAVAGVLLAPHVVGNIDGPRTKLFATLFLILALVVIGEIAGVVLGRAVRGAMRNRGLRTIDSIIGAALQLVTVLVAAWLLATPLTSQPTLAGAVRGSKVLSEVDALAPEWLKKVPARLAGLLDTSGLPAVLEPFSRTPIVAVDAPDAALSASPVVEATRNSVVKIRGVAPSCQKVLEGSGFVIAPNRVMSNAHVVAGAETVTVEVGGQSYDASVVAYDPNQDISILAVPELPSVPLIFDDSEAEPTTDAIVMGYPGGGDFTATPARVRETIELNGPDIYNSTTVNRTVYTIRGTVRQGNSGGPMIDKDGRVLGVVFGAAVDDADTGFVLTAQEVLPQRLEVGNTAPVPTGTCIGQPG
- a CDS encoding CoA pyrophosphatase, producing the protein MSSSVLAPDAAPRWLQPLVDNVAAVPDAYRSRVPADVLAAITAANETATRAGTKRDAAVLVLFSGPAEAPVGGPPPDTDLLVTVRASTLRNHSGQAAFPGGVSDPEDDGPVSTALREAREETGVDTGRLTPLAVLDRMFIPPTGFHVVPVLAYSPDPGPVRVVDPGEAAIVARVPLRAFINPENRLMVYREANTSRFAGPAFLLNQMLVWGFTGQVISAILDVAGWAQPWDADNVRELDEAMALVGRASQYREAQQ
- a CDS encoding TlpA disulfide reductase family protein, which translates into the protein MSRSARWTAAVLIILVALGYALWRELDTDAAGPVDAGSPAARDHRDADTPQALAQPRARADLAPCPSAEAGPGPQALRGITLECAGDGTPMDLAAGLAGRPVLLNLWAYWCGPCADELPALAEYQRRMGDRVTVLTVHQDENETAGLLRLAELGVRLPTVQDGRRLVAAALKVPNVMPATVVLRADGSVAEILPRPFTDADEIAAAVNPSIGVPVE
- the nth gene encoding endonuclease III; translated protein: MNRALAVAFPHVYCELDFTNPLELTVATILSAQCTDKRVNLTTPALFKRYRTALDYAQADRTELEELIRPTGFYRNKTNSLINLGQELEARFDGEVPDNLADLVTLPGVGRKTANVVLGNAFDIPGITVDTHFGRLVRRWRWTAEEDPVKVEHIVGELIERREWTLLSHRVIFHGRRVCHARRPACGVCVLAKDCPSFGAGPTDPVTAAALVKGPETEHLLALAGL